In one Paracoccus everestensis genomic region, the following are encoded:
- a CDS encoding mannitol dehydrogenase family protein, whose protein sequence is MAVTLNASTLADLPDAVGRPGYDRAALRPGIVHVGVGNFHRAHMACYLDQLFEMGEGQDWALIGAGVRPGDAAMRDRLAAQDWLTTVVELDPNGLNARVIGSMVDFVPVDPQAVIAAMADPAIRIVSLTITEGGYYVDAKTDGFDAAHPDIAHDAAHPDAPKTVFGMILAALRRRRDAGAEPFTVMSCDNLPENGHVCARTVTELAQLSDPALADWIRRKVAFPNSMVDCITPATSDRERALVSDRFGISDAVPVVCEPFRQWVLEDHFPQGRPPLEKVGAEFVGDVSQHELMKLRILNGGHAAIAYPSALLGHHFVHDAMADPQISAWLRALEEREIIPTLQPIPGVSYDDYLDLIVSRFANPEVGDTIPRLCLDGSNRQPKFILPTLADALKNDGDIDGLAQEVAFWCRYCERTDEAGNEIAPNDDNSDALREYAIAARHDPLAFLANETVFGPLAANPRFQDAFARKLKLVQTQGVRAAIDAYLSGA, encoded by the coding sequence ATGGCCGTGACATTGAACGCATCCACCCTTGCCGACCTGCCCGATGCGGTCGGCCGCCCCGGATACGACCGCGCCGCGCTGCGTCCCGGCATTGTCCATGTCGGCGTCGGCAATTTCCACCGCGCCCACATGGCCTGCTATCTGGACCAGCTGTTCGAGATGGGCGAGGGCCAGGACTGGGCGCTGATCGGCGCGGGCGTCCGCCCCGGCGATGCCGCAATGCGCGACAGACTGGCCGCGCAGGACTGGCTGACCACGGTTGTCGAACTGGACCCGAACGGGCTGAACGCACGCGTGATCGGGTCGATGGTCGATTTCGTGCCGGTCGATCCCCAGGCGGTGATCGCCGCCATGGCCGATCCCGCCATCCGCATCGTGTCCCTGACCATCACCGAGGGCGGATATTACGTCGATGCCAAGACCGATGGCTTCGACGCGGCCCATCCCGATATCGCCCATGACGCGGCCCATCCCGATGCGCCGAAAACGGTGTTCGGCATGATCCTGGCCGCGCTGCGGCGCAGGCGCGATGCGGGGGCCGAGCCCTTTACCGTCATGTCCTGCGACAACCTGCCGGAAAACGGCCATGTCTGCGCGCGCACCGTGACCGAACTGGCGCAACTGTCCGACCCCGCGCTGGCCGACTGGATCCGGCGCAAGGTGGCATTCCCCAATTCCATGGTCGATTGCATCACCCCCGCCACGTCCGACCGGGAACGCGCGCTTGTCAGCGACCGCTTTGGCATCTCTGACGCCGTGCCCGTGGTGTGCGAGCCATTCCGCCAATGGGTGCTGGAGGATCATTTCCCCCAAGGCCGTCCGCCGCTGGAAAAGGTCGGTGCCGAATTTGTCGGCGATGTCAGCCAGCACGAATTGATGAAACTGCGGATTCTCAACGGCGGCCATGCGGCCATCGCCTATCCCTCCGCGCTGCTGGGCCACCACTTCGTCCATGACGCCATGGCCGATCCGCAGATCTCCGCATGGCTGCGAGCCTTGGAGGAACGGGAAATCATCCCGACCCTGCAGCCGATCCCCGGCGTCAGCTATGACGATTACCTGGACCTGATCGTCAGCCGCTTTGCCAATCCCGAGGTCGGCGACACCATCCCGCGCCTGTGCCTGGACGGGTCGAACCGGCAGCCGAAATTCATCCTGCCGACACTGGCCGATGCGCTGAAGAACGACGGCGACATCGACGGCTTGGCGCAAGAGGTGGCCTTCTGGTGCCGGTATTGCGAACGCACGGACGAGGCCGGAAACGAGATCGCGCCGAATGACGACAATAGCGACGCCTTGCGCGAATACGCGATCGCCGCGCGCCACGATCCGCTGGCATTTCTGGCGAATGAAACGGTGTTCGGACCGCTTGCCGCAAATCCGCGCTTTCAGGACGCCTTTGCCCGCAAGCTGAAGCTTGTGCAAACCCAGGGCGTCCGTGCGGCAATCGACGCCTACCTGTCGGGCGCGTGA
- a CDS encoding YjbF family lipoprotein produces the protein MMNGALKITLAASLMAGLAACGNDDRGIGALGTLAQTAAQVVAERRAPDQPAAPAKSPEEAAAEALRINSGPLIQAGFENLNRTQIMAMTGQNGAMRTYMTPAEEAVILRNGMLVGTKGLGNDLSVAEPGTEALIRAGASGSGTRIMRYLSGDGLERPLQFTCTVGAGPNPGVTVENCEGHGTSFQNSYMVQGGQIAVSRQWIGPALGYVTIQTLRP, from the coding sequence ATGATGAACGGCGCGTTGAAGATCACGCTGGCGGCGTCCCTGATGGCCGGACTTGCGGCCTGCGGCAATGACGACCGGGGCATCGGGGCGCTGGGAACACTGGCCCAGACCGCCGCCCAAGTGGTCGCAGAACGGCGCGCGCCCGATCAGCCGGCGGCGCCCGCGAAGTCCCCCGAGGAGGCAGCGGCAGAGGCCTTGCGCATCAATTCAGGCCCGCTGATCCAGGCGGGGTTCGAGAACCTGAACCGCACCCAGATCATGGCGATGACCGGGCAGAACGGCGCCATGCGCACCTATATGACCCCGGCCGAGGAAGCAGTGATCCTGCGGAACGGAATGCTGGTCGGCACCAAGGGGCTGGGCAACGACCTTTCCGTGGCCGAACCGGGAACCGAAGCGCTGATCCGTGCGGGCGCATCGGGCAGCGGCACGCGCATCATGCGCTATCTTTCGGGCGATGGGCTGGAGCGGCCCTTGCAGTTCACCTGCACGGTGGGCGCAGGTCCGAACCCTGGCGTGACAGTGGAAAACTGCGAGGGCCACGGCACCAGCTTCCAGAACAGCTATATGGTGCAGGGCGGCCAGATCGCCGTGTCGCGCCAATGGATCGGCCCTGCCTTGGGCTATGTGACCATCCAGACCCTGCGGCCCTGA
- a CDS encoding YjbH domain-containing protein produces the protein MRRSPLIRRLMATTLPVALVLGSAGTTAVAEPMYARNMSTYGLAGGIDTPTAETLPDGTLGATVSWSDYGRRSSVVFQALPRLTTVLRYSRVRGIPEADNDSITDRSLDLRYQVLDEQGWRPAIAVGLQDFLGTGVYSGEYIVATKSVTPTVRVSAGLGWGVLAGKPRIISVDDNGGTLNADEWFRGGAKPFASVNWQVNDRLNLVAEYSNNDYLAKYSDGAVYQQGEEPGSNVNLGAYYRFGQNYEVGLYTIGGQTFGAQFSLLLNPRQAAFPSGLEKAPAPVRPRPSPQADPDGWSGVWAQDPTAQPAIQTALGDAMADEGQILESMALSSSRAEVRLRNRRFISQAEAIGRTARLMTRALPPSVETFVITSTADGVPTSSVTVRRSDIERLENTEAGQIANASTLTDAPASAPGLVRSEGVYPRFRWSIKPYLSLGIFSANDGVTYEAGAQARASYEIVPGLVLTGALRQRAFGNIERRGPTIDGNRVSYDEYLADPSLETTPEGVPRVRSDTRMYSGNTDPVIPELTLAYFAKPTPTVYTRVTAGLLERAFGGVSTEVLWKPVGSPLALGAEINHVRKRDFDQLFDFRDYEVTMGHVSAYYEFPQGFTAQLDVGKYLAGDKGATFSVSREFANGWRIGAYATKTDLSAEEFGEGSFDKGVTLSIPLGWATGQASRERVNANLRSLSRDGGAQLNVSDRLHERVRESHSVELYEGWGRFWR, from the coding sequence ATGCGCCGATCCCCCCTTATCAGACGCCTGATGGCGACGACCCTGCCCGTGGCCCTGGTGCTGGGGTCGGCTGGCACGACCGCGGTCGCGGAACCGATGTATGCCCGGAATATGTCCACCTATGGCTTGGCAGGCGGCATCGACACGCCGACGGCGGAAACGCTGCCCGACGGCACGCTGGGCGCGACGGTGTCCTGGTCGGATTACGGGCGCCGCAGCAGCGTGGTGTTCCAGGCGCTGCCGAGGCTGACCACCGTCCTGCGCTATTCGCGGGTCCGTGGCATTCCCGAGGCGGACAATGACAGCATCACGGACCGTTCGCTGGACCTGCGTTATCAGGTGCTGGACGAACAGGGATGGCGTCCGGCAATCGCAGTGGGCTTGCAGGATTTTCTGGGCACCGGCGTATATTCGGGCGAATACATCGTCGCCACCAAGTCGGTGACACCCACAGTCCGCGTATCCGCCGGTTTGGGCTGGGGGGTTCTGGCTGGCAAGCCCCGCATCATTTCCGTCGATGACAATGGCGGCACGCTTAATGCCGATGAATGGTTCCGGGGCGGGGCAAAGCCCTTTGCCTCGGTCAACTGGCAGGTCAATGACCGGCTGAACCTGGTCGCGGAATATTCGAACAACGATTATCTTGCAAAATACAGCGATGGCGCGGTTTACCAGCAGGGCGAGGAACCGGGCAGCAATGTGAACCTGGGCGCCTATTACCGCTTTGGCCAGAATTACGAGGTCGGGCTTTACACGATCGGCGGACAGACCTTTGGCGCGCAATTCTCGTTGCTGCTGAACCCGCGTCAGGCGGCCTTTCCATCGGGTCTGGAAAAGGCCCCTGCCCCGGTGCGGCCGCGTCCCTCGCCGCAGGCCGATCCCGATGGCTGGTCGGGCGTCTGGGCGCAGGATCCCACGGCGCAGCCCGCTATCCAGACCGCCCTTGGCGATGCCATGGCCGACGAAGGCCAGATCCTCGAAAGCATGGCGCTGTCGTCCAGCCGGGCCGAGGTTCGGCTGCGCAACCGCCGGTTCATCAGCCAGGCCGAGGCCATCGGCCGCACCGCACGCCTGATGACCCGCGCGCTGCCCCCTTCAGTCGAGACGTTCGTGATCACCTCGACCGCAGACGGCGTGCCGACATCCTCGGTGACCGTGCGGCGGTCCGATATCGAACGGCTGGAAAATACCGAGGCAGGCCAGATCGCCAATGCCTCGACCCTGACGGATGCCCCGGCCAGCGCACCGGGCCTGGTGCGCAGCGAAGGGGTTTATCCCCGTTTCCGCTGGTCCATCAAACCCTATCTCAGCCTCGGCATCTTCAGCGCCAATGACGGGGTGACGTATGAAGCCGGCGCCCAGGCTCGCGCCAGTTACGAGATCGTGCCTGGTCTGGTCCTGACCGGCGCCTTGCGCCAGCGCGCCTTTGGCAATATCGAACGGCGCGGCCCCACCATCGATGGCAACCGCGTCAGCTATGACGAATACCTCGCGGATCCGTCGCTGGAAACCACGCCCGAAGGCGTGCCTCGGGTGCGGTCCGACACGCGGATGTATTCCGGCAACACCGACCCGGTGATCCCGGAACTGACCCTTGCCTATTTCGCCAAGCCGACGCCGACCGTTTACACCCGCGTCACTGCCGGTCTGCTGGAACGGGCCTTTGGCGGCGTCTCGACCGAAGTGTTGTGGAAGCCCGTAGGGTCGCCGCTGGCCCTTGGCGCGGAAATCAACCATGTTAGGAAACGCGACTTCGACCAGTTGTTCGACTTCCGCGACTATGAGGTAACGATGGGCCACGTTTCGGCCTATTACGAATTTCCCCAGGGCTTCACCGCGCAACTGGATGTTGGCAAGTATCTTGCGGGCGACAAGGGCGCGACCTTCAGCGTTTCGCGCGAATTCGCGAATGGCTGGCGAATCGGGGCTTATGCGACCAAGACGGATCTCTCGGCCGAGGAGTTTGGCGAAGGCAGCTTCGATAAGGGCGTCACCCTGTCGATCCCTCTGGGCTGGGCAACCGGGCAGGCGTCGCGCGAACGGGTCAACGCCAATCTGCGGTCGTTGTCGCGCGATGGCGGCGCGCAGTTGAATGTCAGCGACCGGCTGCATGAACGGGTTCGCGAAAGCCATTCCGTCGAACTTTACGAAGGCTGGGGGAGGTTCTGGCGATGA
- a CDS encoding COG3650 family protein, whose product MTPRLAFIALMTLPLAACDGANLPGLRTAEPQVQGHKGPPGVSPLEQPIETGAEIRPVSTAEATTYNTAAFSARGNEPFWAVDVAGSTAIYKTPDNQKGRPIRVNRLAFAQGVEYVGVHAGRPFVLNIRAAKCEDSMSGQDFPFTARLTVSGISETGCASAATAEVAQAVAAIRAPAPAAPRAAPVATRPAATRPAAAPAATPAPASETPAAASPAATPAPEAATPPATPPAASSTPAAPASEGTADLPPPPAADAPAATPIVPELRTLPPAGTTGATTTTEPAE is encoded by the coding sequence ATGACCCCGCGTCTTGCATTCATCGCGCTGATGACCCTGCCGCTTGCCGCCTGCGATGGCGCGAACCTTCCCGGCCTCCGCACGGCCGAGCCTCAGGTCCAGGGACACAAAGGCCCGCCGGGCGTGTCGCCGCTGGAACAGCCCATCGAAACCGGGGCCGAAATCCGCCCCGTTTCCACGGCCGAGGCCACCACCTATAACACCGCAGCCTTCAGCGCGCGCGGAAACGAGCCGTTCTGGGCCGTCGATGTGGCAGGCAGCACCGCGATCTACAAGACGCCCGACAACCAAAAGGGCCGCCCGATCCGCGTGAACCGCCTGGCCTTTGCCCAGGGCGTCGAATACGTGGGCGTTCATGCCGGCCGTCCCTTTGTGCTGAACATCCGCGCGGCGAAATGCGAGGACAGCATGTCCGGCCAGGACTTTCCCTTCACCGCGCGCCTGACCGTGTCGGGCATTTCGGAAACGGGTTGCGCAAGCGCGGCAACGGCCGAGGTCGCTCAGGCAGTCGCCGCCATCCGCGCACCTGCCCCCGCCGCGCCGCGTGCAGCGCCCGTGGCGACGCGTCCGGCGGCCACCCGCCCTGCCGCAGCACCTGCGGCAACGCCTGCCCCGGCCTCGGAAACGCCTGCCGCCGCAAGCCCGGCGGCAACCCCTGCGCCGGAAGCCGCGACACCCCCGGCTACGCCTCCGGCGGCAAGCAGCACCCCTGCGGCCCCGGCATCCGAAGGCACTGCTGACCTGCCGCCGCCACCTGCCGCCGACGCCCCGGCGGCCACGCCCATCGTCCCGGAACTGCGCACCCTGCCGCCTGCCGGAACCACCGGCGCGACGACCACGACCGAACCCGCCGAATGA
- a CDS encoding L-serine ammonia-lyase, translating into MFLSVFDLFKVGVGPSSSHTMGPMVAGARFLDELRRQPFRAQGLKASLHGSLAFTGKGHATDRATILGLAGFVPATLDAEAAEAALARNRETHVLSPEGLGDLVFDPDRDLRFDFDHALPGHANGMTLSATDAQGDVIFHRIYYSIGGGFVLTDEELAGKGNEKRSDDAPAVPFPFASAAEMLAMAKASGKSIARMKHENERVYRSDAEIRDGLMRIWQVMRDCMDRGLTTDGILPGGLLVKRRAKAIHEKLLAERGMNLTAPHVINDWMSTYAMAVNEENAAGGQVVTAPTNGAAGTVPAVIRYWLHHVPGASERDIPEFLLTAAAIGGLVKHNASISGAEAGCQAEVGSASAMAAAGLAAVLGGIPEQVENAAEIALEHHLGMTCDPVRGLVQVPCIERNGLGAIKAVSAASLSLRGDGTHFVPLDAAIETMRQTGRDMSDKYKETSLGGLAVNVPNC; encoded by the coding sequence ATGTTCCTGTCGGTCTTCGATCTGTTCAAGGTGGGCGTCGGCCCCTCGTCGTCCCACACCATGGGCCCGATGGTCGCGGGTGCGCGCTTTCTGGACGAGTTGCGTCGGCAACCGTTCCGGGCGCAGGGGCTGAAAGCCAGCTTGCATGGCAGCCTCGCCTTTACCGGCAAGGGTCATGCCACCGACCGCGCGACGATCCTGGGCCTTGCGGGGTTCGTCCCCGCAACCCTGGATGCCGAGGCTGCCGAGGCTGCCCTGGCGCGGAACCGCGAAACCCATGTGCTGTCGCCCGAAGGCTTGGGCGATCTGGTCTTCGATCCCGACCGCGATCTGCGCTTCGATTTCGACCATGCGCTGCCCGGCCATGCGAACGGCATGACCCTGTCCGCCACGGACGCACAGGGCGACGTGATCTTCCACCGCATCTATTATTCCATCGGCGGTGGCTTCGTCTTGACGGACGAGGAACTGGCCGGAAAGGGAAACGAAAAGCGCAGCGACGACGCGCCTGCGGTGCCCTTTCCCTTTGCAAGCGCCGCCGAGATGCTGGCCATGGCCAAGGCGTCGGGCAAAAGCATCGCGCGGATGAAGCACGAAAACGAACGGGTTTACCGCAGCGATGCCGAGATCCGCGACGGCCTGATGCGCATCTGGCAGGTCATGCGCGACTGCATGGACCGGGGGCTGACCACCGACGGCATCCTGCCCGGCGGGCTGTTGGTCAAGCGCCGCGCCAAGGCGATCCATGAAAAGCTGCTGGCCGAACGCGGCATGAACCTGACCGCGCCCCATGTCATCAACGACTGGATGTCGACCTATGCCATGGCCGTGAACGAGGAAAACGCGGCCGGCGGCCAGGTCGTGACCGCCCCCACCAACGGCGCGGCGGGAACGGTGCCTGCCGTGATCCGCTATTGGCTGCACCATGTGCCGGGCGCATCCGAACGCGACATTCCCGAATTCCTGCTGACGGCGGCGGCGATCGGCGGTCTGGTCAAGCACAACGCCAGCATTTCCGGCGCCGAGGCGGGCTGCCAGGCCGAGGTCGGCAGCGCCTCTGCCATGGCAGCGGCGGGATTGGCGGCGGTTCTGGGCGGCATCCCCGAACAGGTGGAAAACGCCGCCGAGATCGCCTTGGAACATCATCTGGGCATGACCTGCGACCCGGTGCGCGGCCTGGTGCAGGTGCCCTGCATCGAACGCAACGGGCTTGGGGCGATCAAGGCGGTCAGTGCGGCCAGCCTGTCGCTGCGCGGCGACGGCACGCATTTCGTGCCGCTGGACGCCGCAATCGAGACGATGCGCCAAACCGGCCGCGATATGTCGGACAAATACAAGGAAACGTCCCTGGGCGGCCTGGCGGTCAACGTCCCGAATTGTTGA
- the dusB gene encoding tRNA dihydrouridine synthase DusB: MQIGDPIILGDTRLGPPVFLAPMAGITDLPFRRAVARYGAGLMVSEMVASTEMVTPRPSTRAAVRAKALTEGALPVSVQIAGREAGAMAETARIVQGMGARIIDINMGCPAKKVTGGLSGAALMRDLDHALTLIDAVVGAVSVPVTLKMRLGWDDNCLNAPDLARRASDAGVRMLTVHGRTRAQFYKGQADWTRIRAVANLPGRPPLVANGDVVDGASARAALAASGADAVMVGRGAQGAPWRLAQIAHDLVDSPAPDVPQGNALADAVAEHYEDILDFYGTDLGLRVARKHLGWYADANGAPLRDRMLRAGSPAETLALIRLSFADAPVAA, from the coding sequence ATGCAGATTGGCGACCCCATCATTCTTGGCGATACGCGGCTTGGCCCGCCGGTGTTTCTTGCGCCCATGGCGGGAATCACCGATTTGCCGTTTCGCCGCGCCGTTGCACGATACGGCGCAGGGCTGATGGTCAGCGAGATGGTCGCCTCGACAGAGATGGTGACGCCGCGCCCGTCCACGCGCGCCGCGGTTCGCGCCAAGGCGCTGACCGAAGGCGCGCTGCCCGTCAGCGTGCAGATCGCCGGACGCGAGGCCGGGGCGATGGCGGAAACCGCCCGCATTGTCCAGGGGATGGGTGCGCGGATCATCGACATCAACATGGGATGCCCGGCTAAGAAAGTGACGGGCGGGTTGTCGGGCGCGGCGCTGATGCGCGACCTGGATCATGCGCTGACCCTGATCGACGCGGTTGTGGGGGCGGTCTCGGTGCCCGTGACGCTGAAGATGCGGCTGGGATGGGACGACAATTGCCTGAATGCGCCTGATCTGGCCCGGCGTGCGAGCGACGCTGGTGTCAGGATGCTGACGGTGCATGGCCGGACGCGGGCGCAGTTCTACAAGGGCCAGGCCGACTGGACGCGGATCCGGGCGGTGGCGAACCTGCCGGGCCGCCCGCCGCTGGTCGCCAATGGCGACGTGGTGGACGGGGCATCCGCCCGCGCGGCGCTTGCGGCATCGGGCGCGGATGCGGTGATGGTCGGGCGGGGGGCGCAGGGCGCGCCTTGGCGGCTGGCGCAGATCGCCCATGACCTGGTGGACAGCCCCGCGCCGGATGTTCCGCAGGGGAACGCCCTGGCCGATGCGGTGGCCGAGCATTACGAGGATATTCTGGATTTCTATGGCACCGACCTGGGCCTGCGCGTCGCGCGCAAGCATCTGGGTTGGTATGCCGATGCGAACGGGGCGCCCTTGCGCGACCGGATGCTGCGCGCAGGCAGCCCTGCCGAAACCCTGGCCTTGATCCGCCTGTCCTTTGCTGATGCGCCGGTGGCCGCATGA
- a CDS encoding two-component system sensor histidine kinase NtrB: MTRHSPAGFDEVHPGPGWDSLPLPALVLDDQGRVAAMNDAAEVWLNMSRNSTVGRPLDGDEMQTRLRIHPSLSPLVFRVVHSDEALYQPNVRFEIGDRAGGHQERRALVHAGPAAQVGGAVTLLLVPQDEAGLQSQNRAVRTAARSAIGMAEMLAHEIKNPLAGIRGAAQLIGMNATPEDREMAELIVSESRRIVSLLEQVERFGDTSAPNLRAINVHDVLEKVRRSATVGFAKSISIVAEYDPSLPEALADADQLTQVCLNLVKNAAEALTDTDRPAIRLRSFYDHTLRLPPDESDPTGRPLPLQIEIEDNGPGLPPAIADQVFEPFVSGRENGTGLGLALVSKIITDHSALIRVDSRPGRTVFRISLPKA, translated from the coding sequence ATGACCCGGCACAGCCCGGCCGGGTTTGACGAAGTGCATCCCGGTCCGGGCTGGGACAGCCTGCCGCTGCCCGCCCTGGTGCTGGACGATCAAGGCCGTGTCGCCGCCATGAACGACGCGGCGGAGGTCTGGCTCAATATGTCCCGCAACTCGACCGTCGGTCGGCCGCTGGACGGGGACGAGATGCAGACGCGGCTGCGCATCCATCCGTCCTTGTCGCCGCTGGTCTTTCGCGTCGTCCACAGCGACGAGGCGTTGTATCAGCCCAATGTCCGCTTCGAGATCGGCGACCGCGCGGGTGGCCATCAGGAACGCCGCGCCCTGGTCCATGCAGGGCCGGCGGCGCAGGTGGGCGGGGCCGTCACCCTGTTGCTGGTGCCGCAGGACGAGGCGGGCTTGCAGTCGCAAAACCGCGCCGTGCGCACCGCCGCCCGCAGCGCCATCGGCATGGCGGAAATGCTGGCGCACGAGATCAAGAACCCCTTGGCCGGCATTCGCGGCGCGGCCCAGCTGATCGGCATGAACGCCACGCCCGAGGACCGCGAGATGGCCGAGCTGATCGTCAGCGAATCGCGCCGCATCGTGTCACTGCTGGAACAGGTGGAACGGTTCGGCGACACCTCGGCCCCCAATCTGCGCGCGATCAACGTCCATGACGTGCTGGAAAAGGTGCGCCGGTCCGCAACGGTGGGCTTTGCAAAGTCGATAAGCATCGTTGCGGAATACGACCCCTCCCTGCCCGAGGCGCTGGCGGATGCCGACCAGTTGACCCAGGTCTGCCTGAACCTGGTCAAGAACGCGGCCGAGGCGCTGACGGACACCGACCGCCCGGCGATCCGGCTGCGCAGCTTTTACGACCATACCCTGCGCCTGCCCCCCGACGAGTCTGACCCGACCGGCCGCCCGCTGCCCTTGCAGATCGAGATCGAGGACAACGGTCCCGGCCTGCCCCCCGCCATCGCCGACCAGGTGTTCGAGCCCTTTGTCTCGGGCCGGGAAAACGGCACCGGGCTGGGTCTGGCGCTTGTCAGCAAGATCATCACCGACCACAGCGCGCTGATCCGGGTGGATAGCCGCCCTGGCCGCACCGTTTTCCGCATCTCATTGCCCAAGGCATAA